Proteins from a genomic interval of Plasmodium reichenowi strain SY57 chromosome 11, whole genome shotgun sequence:
- a CDS encoding pyridoxine biosynthesis protein PDX2, putative (transcript variant 1; alternatively spliced), with the protein MSEITIGVLSLQGDFEPHINHFVKLQIPSLNIIQVRNVHDLGLCDGLVIPGGESTTIRRCCAYENDTLYNALLHFIHVLKKPIWGTCAGCILLSKNVENIKLYNNFGNKFSFGGLDITICRNFYGSQNDSFICSLNIITDSSAFKKDLTAACIRAPYIREILSDEVKVLATFSHESYGPNIIAAVEQNNCLGTVFHPELLPHTAFQQYFYEKVKNYKYS; encoded by the exons atgtcaGAAATAACTATAGGGGTATTATCATTACAAGGTGATTTTGAACCGcatataaatcattttgTCAAATTACAAATTCCGTCGTTAAATATTATCCAA GTAAGAAATGTTCATGATTTGGGGCTATGTGACGGTCTTGTAATTCCCGGAGGAGAATCCACAACTATACGTCGATGTTGTGCGTATGAAAATGATACCttatataat GCTTTATTACATTTCATTCATGTGCTAAAAAAGCCAATTTGGGGCACTTGTGCAG gTTGTATTCTCTTATCTAAGAAtgtagaaaatataaaacttTATAACAATTTCGGaaataaattttcttttggAGGATTGGACATAACTATATGTAGAAATTTTTATGGATCACAA AATGATAGTTTTATATGCTCATTAAACATAATCACTGATAGTAGTGCTTTTAAGAAAGACTTAACAGCGGCCTGCATAAGGGCACCTTATATAAGAGAAATATTATCAGATGAA gTAAAAGTACTTGCTACTTTTTCACATGAATCATATGGCCCCAATATTATAGCAG cCGTTGAACAGAATAATTGTTTAGGCACAGTTTTCCATCCAGAATTATTGCCACATACCGCTTTTcaacaatatttttatgagaaggttaaaaattacaaatattCATAA
- a CDS encoding pyridoxine biosynthesis protein PDX2, putative (transcript variant 2; alternatively spliced) → MSEITIGVLSLQGDFEPHINHFVKLQIPSLNIIQVRNVHDLGLCDGLVIPGGESTTIRRCCAYENDTLYNALLHFIHVLKKPIWGTCAGCILLSKNVENIKLYNNFGNKFSFGGLDITICRNFYGSQVKVLATFSHESYGPNIIAAVEQNNCLGTVFHPELLPHTAFQQYFYEKVKNYKYS, encoded by the exons atgtcaGAAATAACTATAGGGGTATTATCATTACAAGGTGATTTTGAACCGcatataaatcattttgTCAAATTACAAATTCCGTCGTTAAATATTATCCAA GTAAGAAATGTTCATGATTTGGGGCTATGTGACGGTCTTGTAATTCCCGGAGGAGAATCCACAACTATACGTCGATGTTGTGCGTATGAAAATGATACCttatataat GCTTTATTACATTTCATTCATGTGCTAAAAAAGCCAATTTGGGGCACTTGTGCAG gTTGTATTCTCTTATCTAAGAAtgtagaaaatataaaacttTATAACAATTTCGGaaataaattttcttttggAGGATTGGACATAACTATATGTAGAAATTTTTATGGATCACAA gTAAAAGTACTTGCTACTTTTTCACATGAATCATATGGCCCCAATATTATAGCAG cCGTTGAACAGAATAATTGTTTAGGCACAGTTTTCCATCCAGAATTATTGCCACATACCGCTTTTcaacaatatttttatgagaaggttaaaaattacaaatattCATAA
- a CDS encoding peptidyl-prolyl cis-trans isomerase translates to MSLSIHTNYGDIKIELFCYEVPKTCKNFLALCASGYYDNTKFHKNIKGFAIQGGDPTNTGKGGQSIYGKYFEDEFDSTLKHDKRGIVSMANKGKPNTNGSQFFITYSRQPHLNGIYPVFGKVIDGMDVLSVLENEPVGEKSRPIKDIIIETITIHANPIAEEESVDN, encoded by the exons ATGTCTTTGAGTATACATACAAATTATGgagatataaaaatagaatTATTCTGTTATGAAGTTCCAAAAACGTGTaaa AACTTCTTAGCTTTATGTGCTTCTGgatattatgataatacCAAATTTCACAA aaatataaaaggaTTTGCCATTCAAGGCGGAGACCCAACCAATACAGGAAAAGGAGGGCAAAGTATTTATGGGAAATATTTCGAGGACGAATTTGATTCAACATTAAAG caTGACAAAAGAGGTATTGTATCAATGGCAAATAAGGGAAAACCAAATACTAACGGTTCtcaattttttataacatattcTAGACAACCACATCTTAATGGTATATATCCTGTCTTTGGAAA GGTGATTGACGGCATGGATGTTCTATCTGTTCTTGAGAATG AACCAGTGGGAGAAAAAAGTAGGCCAATTaaagatattataattGAGACCATAACTATTCATGCTAACCCTATAGCCGAGGAGGAATCAGTGGACAATTAA
- a CDS encoding guanine nucleotide-exchange factor SEC12, putative: MNEMKVSYLNYPIYGIGSNKDYVVTSGGGGGKNYGIEDMLDINIFNEKEKKLEVVWSTTEQRGVVDSIIYVEKYNIWLGSVKNECILFEINEETGPNILLTFVTDFNERNARQVVVKFSSKDDLILTGGEDKTLRLWKLNFVKREKENKDDIKSDIKGDNKKGNDNKTNEDNKKGDDNKTNEDNKKDNDNKTNEDNKKDNDNKTHDDNYIAVNNNLYLDKNKSVEHLGDFVGHDDSIKDCDISFDEKIVCTCSSDHSLKIWDTNSFVNLHTEQMKSPQNKNDKLNFRCCKFLNHSNSFKDFTYTLLTTAYTPRGSSYLIIWKVYYNDKKEKFTFTKDKFIWINDRPCCNIAVSTNQKFIALGFSTGALKIYNSKFYLLAHYKKHELPITAMCFIKDDNYLLSAGADYTISTLHINSFMFRYLRKFGRFIIYFLLLFFISIILLDSFNVGYDLRISSLFHNKAYTNITKKKRNYNVDPKKNKVIMDMDEL; this comes from the coding sequence atgaatGAAATGAAAGTTTCCTATTTAAATTATCCTATATACGGTATAGGATCCAATAAAGATTATGTGGTAACGTCTGGTGGTGGAGGTGGGAAGAATTATGGCATCGAAGATATGTTagatattaatatatttaatgagAAAGAGAAAAAGTTAGAAGTAGTATGGTCCACAACTGAACAAAGAGGTGTTGTTGATTCTATAATTTATgtagaaaaatataatatatggTTAGGTTCTGTAAAAAACgaatgtattttatttgaaataaatgaagaaaCTGGTCctaatattttattaacCTTTGTTACGGACTTCAATGAAAGGAATGCAAGACAAGTTGTTGTAAAGTTTTCTAGCAAAGatgatttaatattaaCAGGAGGGGAAGATAAGACATTAAGGTTGTGGAAGTTGAATTTTGTAAAACGggaaaaggaaaataaagatGACATTAAGAGTGACATTAAGGGTGATAACAAAAAAGggaatgataataaaacaaatgaagataacaaaaaaggggatgataataaaacaaatgaggataacaaaaaagataatgataataaaacaaatgaggataacaaaaaagacaatgataataaaacaCATGATGATAATTACATTGCTGTAAacaataatttatatttagataaaaataaatctGTGGAACATCTAGGTGATTTCGTAGGTCATGATGATAGCATAAAAGATTGTGATATATCGTTTGATGAAAAAATTGTATGTACATGTTCTTCTGATCattctttaaaaatatggGATACAAATAGCTTTGTGAATTTACACACAGAACAAATGAAAAGTCctcaaaataaaaatgataaattaaatttcCGTTGTTGTAAATTTTTGAATCATTCTAATAGTTTTAAAGattttacatatacattattAACAACTGCATATACACCTAGAGGATCTAGctatttaataatatggaaagtatattataatgataagaAAGAAAAGTTTACTTTTACAAAAGACAAATTTATATGGATTAATGATAGACCATGTTGTAATATTGCTGTTAGTACGAATCAAAAATTTATAGCTTTAGGATTTAGTACAGGAgctttaaaaatatataattcgAAATTTTATCTCTTAGCCCATTATAAGAAACATGAATTACCCATAACAGCAATGTGTTTTATTAAAGATGATAATTATCTTTTATCAGCTGGAGCAGATTATACAATTAGTACTTTACATATCAATTCATTTATGTTTAGATATTTAAGGAAATTTGGAAgattcataatatatttcttattattattttttatatcaattattttattagaTTCATTTAATGTAGGATATGATCTGCGCATTTCGTCATTATTTCACAATAAAGCTTACActaatataacaaaaaaaaaaagaaattataacGTAGATCCAAAGAAAAACAAGGTTATCATGGACATGGACGAgttatag
- a CDS encoding folate transporter 2, putative yields the protein MIEKSNNPFLSIDPIVERTKSNGEGLPLLNQKTKKSFDFTQIVVYLVGLSDGLTHLASLAIYYLFKDYFRLTPYQVSLILMYPYIPFILKPVIALITDSFSIFGMRRKPYLFLFSLFQSLNFLALALLNLTVIQASLILFFISLCASFCTTVAEALVVESSMGQTYSQGTNKVTEFIASKAIGSLSVAYFSGYFLEKMPREYIFIATSIFPLIISISCLFLKEKEYSTNRNIFNQLSDLIKFINTPIFLGPFLYIFIYMSGPDYDDAFFFFCTNKLGFRPSFMGTLRLTYGIASLIGIIIYRVFLKNCSLRRTLIITTLVSFPIYISPIILTEHINKFLGISNELFVLSGGFLIEAITEIQLLPLFILTANICQPGLEASVFATILSVKNLGSLTKKGTSSFITYLMKIDSYNFDNLSLYILTCGFFLLLSLTLVPLLPNEEHIEKLKNKETSKG from the coding sequence ATGATAGAAAAGTCTAACAATCCATTTTTAAGTATCGACCCTATTGTAGAAAGAACAAAATCGAATGGAGAAGGTTTACCCTTATTGAACCAGAAAACCAAAAAAAGTTTTGATTTTACTCAGATCGTTGTATATTTAGTAGGTTTATCAGATGGATTAACACATTTGGCATCTCTAgctatatattatttatttaaagaCTATTTTAGATTAACACCATATCAAGtttctttaatattaatgtatccatatataccttttatattaaaaccTGTCATAGCTTTGATAACAGAttcattttctatatttgGTATGAGAAGAAAaccatatttatttttatttagtTTATTTCAATCATTAAATTTCTTAGCACTAGCACTTTTGAATTTAACGGTTATACAAGCAAgtttaattttattttttatatcattatgtGCTTCATTTTGCACAACAGTAGCTGAAGCATTAGTTGTAGAAAGTTCGATGGGACAAACCTATTCCCAAGGAACAAATAAAGTAACAGAATTTATAGCATCTAAAGCAATAGGTAGTTTGTCAGTTGCATATTTCTCTGGTTAttttttagaaaaaatgcctagagaatatatttttatagcTACATCCATATTTCCGTTAATAATATCTATATcatgtttatttttaaaagaaaaagaatattCCACAAACcgaaatatatttaaccAGTTATCCgatttaattaaatttataaatacacctatatttttaggaccatttttatatatatttatttatatgtcTGGTCCAGATTATGATGatgcttttttttttttctgtaCAAATAAATTAGGTTTCAGACCATCTTTTATGGGTACATTAAGATTAACATATGGTATAGCTTCTTTAATAggaataataatttatcgTGTATTTCTAAAAAATTGTAGTTTAAGAAGAACATTAATTATAACAACATTAGTTTCCTTtccaatatatatatctcctattatattaacagaacatataaataaatttttagGAATATCAAATGAATTGTTTGTATTAAGTGGAGGATTTTTAATCGAAGCTATAACAGAAATACAATTATTAccattatttattttaacaGCAAATATATGCCAACCCGGTTTAGAAGCTAGTGTTTTTGCTACCATATTGAGTGTTAAAAATTTAGGTTCACTTACAAAAAAAGGAACATCATCATTTATTACATACCTAATGAAAATTGATAGTtataattttgataatttaagtttatatattttgacTTGTGGATTCTTCCTCTTATTGTCTTTAACCTTGGTACCCCTATTACCAAACGAGGAGCACATCGAAAAgttaaaaaataaggaaaCATCCAAGGGATAA